One segment of Ricinus communis isolate WT05 ecotype wild-type chromosome 8, ASM1957865v1, whole genome shotgun sequence DNA contains the following:
- the LOC112536489 gene encoding auxin-responsive protein SAUR20-like — protein sequence MARHLPAVLAKQFSRRSTISANKAFLRSSNIPKGFLAIYVGETEMKRFLVPVSYLNEPAFQHLLSKAEEQFGINHPIGGLTIPCREDIFVIVTSSFSRS from the coding sequence ATGGCTAGACATCTTCCTGCTGTTCTCGCCAAGCAATTTAGTCGGAGATCAACAATATCTGCAAATAAAGCATTTCTGAGATCTTCAAATATTCCGAAAGGTTTCCTAGCAATTTACGTTGGAGAGACTGAGATGAAGAGATTTCTAGTTCCAGTTTCCTATCTTAACGAGCCTGCATTCCAACATTTGCTAAGCAAAGCAGAAGAGCAATTTGGTATCAATCATCCAATTGGAGGTTTGACAATTCCTTGCAGAGaagatatttttgttattgtcACTTCTAGCTTTAGTAGATCATAA
- the LOC8283413 gene encoding DNA-directed RNA polymerase I subunit 2 isoform X2, giving the protein MPKRNYPMSTVRGSFRDRREGYTDKAVVIRCVREYQSSLTDQSSVSVKLYYLRSGSARLGFWIQGREYLLPAGIVLKALAETTDREIYEKLTCCYDEKYEKAKGAVGSQLVGERAKIILDEVRDLSLFTQSECLRHIGEHFQPVMDGLEKETFSNVAHAVLKDYIFVHLNNYDDKFNLLIFMLQKLFSLVDQTSVVDNPDSLQNQEVLLPGHLVTIYLKEKLEEWLRKAKKVLQEEIAKNNNFNFLSVLDVKKVIDKNPSTTISLAVENMLKTGRLVTQTGLDLQQRAGYTVQAERLNFLRFLSFFRAVHRGASFAGLRTTSVRKLLPESWGFLCPVHTPDGEPCGLLNHMTRSCRITSYFDSQGAVKDFFDIRKSILGVLTSLGMTSSLPKLVQAGPPQVLSVLLDGRVVGSIPSSQVEKVVVHLRRLKVAASSVIPDDLEVGYVPLSMGGAFPGLYLFTSPSRFIRPVKNISIPAGEGENIELIGPFEQVFMEIRCPDGGNGGRSDAFPATHEEIHPTDMLSVVANLTPWSDHNQSPRNMYQCQMAKQTMAFSLQSLRFRADQKLYHLQTPQTPIVRTSSYTKYCVDEYPTGTNAIVAVLAYTGYDMEDAMILNKSSVERGMCHGQIYQTETIDLSEEGSRSDRAQRMFRRSNIDKSLHSVIDSDGLPYVGQMIHPNEPYCSIYNEITNTTRTNNRKGSDPVIVDYVAIDTKNKKHLQKVNIRFRHPRNPIIGDKFSSRHGQKGVCSQLWPDIDMPFSGVTGMRPDLIINPHAFPSRMTIAMLLESLAAKGGSLNGKFVDATPFTSSVKNVNGGEAKSESESLVDDLGNMLRSHGFNYHGVEVLYSGVYGTELTCEIFIGPVYYQRLRHMVSDKFQVRSTGTVDQITRQPIKGRKRGGGIRFGEMERDAMLAHGAAYLLHDRLHTCSDYHIADVCSLCGSILTTSFIQTQKRVVRDIGGLPPVGAPKKVACHSCQTSKGMETVAMPYVFRYLAAELAAMNIKMNVQLSGGACV; this is encoded by the exons ATGCCAAAGCGGAACTAT CCAATGAGTACGGTTCGGGGTTCATTTCGTGATCGTCGAGAAGGTTACACTGATAAAGCAGTTGTTATAAG GTGTGTTAGAGAATACCAATCTTCATTAACAGATCAATCTTCAGTATCAGTTAAATTGTATTACCTCCGTAGTGGAAGTGCAAGACTTGGATTTTG GATACAGGGAAGGGAATATTTACTTCCAGCTGGCATTGTTCTGAAG GCACTTGCTGAGACTACGGACCGGGAAATTTATGAGAAGTTGACATGTTGCTATGATGAGAAATATGAGAAGGCAAAGGGAGCTGTTGGCTCTCAGCTTGTAGGTGAAAGGGCAAAAATTATCCTTGATGAAGTTCGGGACCTGTCTTTGTTCACTCAGAGTGAATGTTTGCGGCATATAG GGGAACACTTCCAGCCTGTTATGGATGGGCTGGAGAAAGAAACTTTCTCTAAT GTTGCCCATGCCGTTTTAAAAGACTACATTTTTGTTCACCTTAATAATTATGATGACAAGTTCAATCTACTCAT CTTCATGTTGCAGAAACTATTTTCCCTTGTAGACCAGACTTCTGTGGTAGATAACCCAGATTCCTTGCAGAATCAGGAAGTCTTACTCCCTGGGCATCTTGTTACCATTTATCTCAAG GAGAAACTAGAAGAGTGGTTACGTAAAGCCAAAAAAGTTCTTCAAGAAGAGATAGCAAAGaacaataatttcaattttttgtcTG TGTTAGATGTCAAGAAGGTCATAGATAAAAACCCTTCAACAACAATTAGTTTAGCTGTGGAGAATATGCTGAAAACTGGAAGACTGGTGACCCAAACAGGCCTAGATTTACAGCAG AGGGCTGGTTACACAGTTCAAGCAGAGAGGCTCAATTTTCTACGTTTCCTTTCCTTCTTTCGGGCTGTGCATCGGGGGGCTTCCTTTGCTGGACTCCGCACAACTAGTGTGCGGAAGCTGCTACCTGA ATCGTGGGGTTTTCTTTGCCCTGTCCATACTCCTGATGGGGAGCCATGCGGGTTGCTGAACCATATGACTCGCTCTTGTA GAATCACTTCATACTTTGATTCACAAGGAGCtgttaaagatttttttgatataaggAAGTCAATCCTTGGTGTTTTAACTAGTCTTGGAATGACTTCTTCATTGCCGAAGCTTGTGCAGGCTGGGCCTCCTCAAGTTCTTTCTGTCCTTTTAGATGGTCGTGTTGTTGGCTCCATACCTTCCAGTCAAGTTGAGAAAGTTGTCGTTCATTTAAGAAGATTAAAAGTGGCAGCTTCTTCAGTG ATTCCAGATGATCTGGAGGTTGGATATGTTCCATTGAGCATGGGTGGTGCGTTTCCTGGTCTATATTTATTCACATCTCCTTCCCGATTTATTCGCcctgttaaaaatatatctatccCTGCCGGGGAAGGTGAAAACATTGAACTTATTGGACCATTTGAACAG GTTTTTATGGAAATAAGGTGTCCGGATGGTGGAAACGGCGGAAGAAGTGATGCTTTTCCTGCAACTCACGAAGAAATTCATCCAACTGACATGCTTAGCGTGGTGGCCAACCTTACACCGTGGTCAGATCACAATCAAAGCCCACGAAATATGTACCAGTGTCAG ATGGCAAAACAAACAATGGCCTTCTCTTTGCAATCTCTTCGCTTCCGTGCAGATCAGAAGCTGTACCATCTTCAG ACTCCTCAAACCCCCATTGTGCGTACGAGTTCATATACAAAGTACTGTGTAGATGAGTATCCAACAGGGACAAATGCAATAGTGGCAGTGCTTGCATATACAGG ATATGATATGGAGGACGCAATGATTCTAAATAAGTCATCTGTTGAACGTGGAATGTGCCATGGACAAATTTACCAG ACAGAGACTATCGACTTATCTGAAGAGGGTAGCAGGTCTGATCGAGCCCAAAGAATGTTTAGAAGAAGTAACATTGACAAGTCACTGCACTCTGTGATTGATTCCGATGGACTTCCATATGTTGGCCAG ATGATACATCCAAATGAACCATACTGTAGCATTTATAATGAGATAACAAATACAACAAGAACCAACAACCGAAAAGGTTCGGACCCTGTTATTGTTGACTATGTTGCTATTGATACAAAAAACAAGAAGCATCTGCAGAAG GTGAATATACGTTTTCGACACCCCAGAAATCCTATCATTGGTGATAAATTTAGCAGTAGACATGGACAAAAGGGTGTTTGCTCACAGTTATGGCCAGATATAGATATGCCATTTTCTGGAGTTACCGGAATGCGTCCTGATCTGATTATCAATCCTCATGCATTTCCTTCAAGAATGACAATTGCAATGCTTTTGGAATCTCTTGCTGCTAAG GGAGGTAGCTTAAATGGAAAATTCGTGGATGCTACACCATTTACTAGTTCAGTTAAAAATGTCAATGGGGGAGAAGCCAAATCGGAATCTGAATCACTTGTTGATGATCTTGGTAACATGCTAAGGTCTCATGGGTTTAATTATCATGGTGTAGAGGTTCTATACAGTGGTGTGTATGGAACAGAACTCACATGTGAAATATTTATTGGGCCTGTTTATTATCAGCGACTCCGGCACATGGTTTCAGACAAATTTCAG GTGCGATCCACAGGAACAGTTGATCAGATCACCAGACAACCTATCAAAGGAAGAAAGCGTGGTGGAGGTATCCGTTTTGGAGAAATGGAACGAGATGCCATGCTTGCTCATGGGGCAGCATATTTATTGCATGATAGGCTTCATACATGTTCTGATTATCACATTGCTGATGTGTGTTCTCTATGTGGAAGCATACTCACAACATCATTTATTCAAACACAAAAGCGAGTTGTACGGGACATTGGTGGGTTACCACCTGTTGGTGCTCCCAAAAAGGTTGCATGCCATTCATGCCAAACGAGTAAGGGGATGGAAACAGTTGCCATGCCTTATGTCTTTAGATACTTGGCTGCTGAATTAGCAGCCATGAACATAAAAATGAATGTCCAGCTAAGTGGCGGGGCTTGCGTTTGA